In Variovorax paradoxus, a single genomic region encodes these proteins:
- a CDS encoding RNA pyrophosphohydrolase, translating to MLDRDGFRPNVGIILLNQRNQVFWGKRIRTHSWQFPQGGIDRGESPEQAMFRELHEEVGLHPEHVRIVARTRDWLRYEVPDRFIRRDARGHYKGQKQIWYLLQLVGHDWDLNLRATDHPEFDAWRWHDYWVPLDVVVEFKRGVYEMALTELARYLPRQDFRNRFLRSNVRAREFERHSLDAGAPPGLDLPPGGSFDPHPDIPSVSDEPSANHNAPFLPTQR from the coding sequence ATGCTCGACCGGGACGGCTTCAGGCCCAACGTCGGCATCATCCTGCTCAACCAGAGAAACCAGGTTTTCTGGGGCAAGCGCATACGCACGCATTCCTGGCAGTTTCCGCAAGGCGGCATAGACCGCGGCGAAAGTCCCGAGCAAGCCATGTTCCGGGAACTGCATGAGGAAGTGGGGCTCCATCCGGAGCATGTGCGCATCGTGGCCCGTACCCGCGACTGGTTGCGCTACGAGGTGCCGGATCGGTTCATCCGCCGTGACGCACGGGGCCACTACAAGGGCCAGAAACAAATCTGGTATTTGCTGCAACTCGTCGGCCACGATTGGGATCTCAACCTGCGTGCAACCGACCATCCCGAATTCGACGCCTGGCGCTGGCATGACTACTGGGTGCCGCTCGACGTCGTCGTCGAGTTCAAGCGCGGCGTCTACGAGATGGCGCTCACCGAGCTTGCTCGCTACCTGCCACGGCAGGATTTCCGCAACCGCTTCCTGCGCAGCAACGTGCGCGCCCGAGAATTCGAGCGCCATTCGCTGGACGCCGGCGCGCCGCCCGGACTGGACCTGCCGCCGGGCGGCAGCTTCGATCCGCATCCAGACATTCCTTCAGTGAGCGATGAACCTTCTGCCAACCACAACGCGCCCTTCCTTCCGACGCAACGCTGA
- a CDS encoding CNP1-like family protein has translation MNLLPTTTRPSFRRNAERALLLACFGILAGCASGNHDTDNADWAQAGMPPPPKRSETDREWAETAVPPPPAFSESRLLQISMPPYMSLQFGIDPNTIAITGDGIVRYVVVAHNRSGGAVNAFYEGVRCSTSEMKSYARYNEGRWHENEKPEWKRFYDLNSSYTKALAGQALCRGNAPRASVGEMVQNIRNPVREVQ, from the coding sequence ATGAACCTTCTGCCAACCACAACGCGCCCTTCCTTCCGACGCAACGCTGAACGCGCGCTCCTGCTCGCCTGCTTCGGCATCCTTGCCGGATGCGCCTCGGGCAACCACGATACCGACAACGCCGACTGGGCCCAGGCCGGCATGCCGCCGCCGCCCAAGCGCTCCGAGACAGACAGGGAGTGGGCCGAAACCGCCGTTCCGCCGCCCCCGGCGTTCAGCGAAAGCCGCTTGCTGCAAATCTCGATGCCGCCGTACATGAGCCTGCAGTTCGGCATCGACCCGAACACGATCGCCATCACCGGCGACGGCATCGTGCGCTACGTGGTGGTGGCGCACAACCGTTCCGGCGGCGCCGTCAACGCCTTCTACGAAGGCGTGCGCTGCTCGACCTCGGAGATGAAAAGCTACGCCCGCTACAACGAAGGCCGCTGGCACGAGAACGAAAAGCCCGAATGGAAGCGGTTCTACGACCTGAACTCCAGCTACACCAAGGCACTGGCCGGCCAGGCGCTGTGCCGGGGTAATGCGCCGCGCGCATCGGTCGGGGAAATGGTCCAGAACATCCGGAATCCGGTCCGGGAAGTGCAATAA